A section of the Oryza sativa Japonica Group chromosome 1, ASM3414082v1 genome encodes:
- the LOC4327105 gene encoding E3 ubiquitin-protein ligase hel2 — MRRALDWTPPLPASLLTTTPRRLLEPSSTFPLPLLRPSPPPPPPISPPPPPPPAAAELPAADMDDACAVCAEPLEWVAYGACAHREVCSTCVARLRFVLRDLRCCLCITPCPAVFVTKAMGDRTKVIPDFSALRGAGGEGKAGEYWHHEATQTWFDDADQYRMISAMCRLSCSVCDSNKEEEEERTGKAAKAKRKSKIRSVDQLKGHLLDRHGLYMCDLCLEGRKVFICEQKLYTMSQLNQHIKSGDSEVDGSEVERRGFGGHPMCEFCKSPFYGDNELYTHMTREHFSCHICQRQHSGQYDYFRNYDDLEMHFQRDHFLCEDKGCLEKKFVVFESEAELKRHNGVEHGKHMPGAVDSSSSSMQNGIAAVGHGLGGQSDSSRVPLQSLSISSSSGQSSETRQSFARNRVLQQACVPPLSRQEVHDARVGSVLQEASFPSLPAQSRKAPAHSQSSRTAARIGDQQFRPLSVTSNRNVALAQQGTRTLPENTHVSGLAQYSKRTENMHQAVQPQFLKNNSLIPSGSTSRPVHVPSSAGNERQDTFSNSQVLSSVEDILAANKALVEKMRAALGMDQDMFNAFKEIAGEYRQGVINSSEYLSYVKQFGLLHLVPEMARLLPDAQKQKELADAYYANLRLTSLQENGGGGTDNSKQGNQNKKGKGGVPDAIGTSNAATDPLKDKLLNTAIKFQSNYMPQEGCCGVQRKEGRTTDGSSQGLPLKGAWQSRGGQRLFMSKAKK; from the exons ATGCGTCGCGCCCTCGACTGGacacctcccctccccgcctcgcTCCTCACCACCACCCCTCGCCGCCTTCTCGAACCTTCTAGtaccttccccctccccctcctccgcccctctcctcctccacctcctccgatttctccgcctcctccgccgccgcccgcagccgcggagctccccgccgccgacatGGACGacgcctgcgccgtctgcgcgGAGCCGCTCGAGTGGGTGGCCTACGGCGCCTGCGCCCACCGCGAGGTCTGCTCCACCTGCGTCGCCCGCCTCCGCTTCGTCCTCCGCGACCTCCGCTGCTGCCTCTGCATCACCCCCTGCCCCGCCGTCTTCGTCACCAAg GCAATGGGGGACCGGACGAAGGTGATCCCCGATTTCTCGGCgctccgcggcgccggcggcgaggggaaggCCGGGGAGTACTGGCACCACGAGGCCACGCAGACGTGGTTCGACGACGCCGACCAGTACAGGATGATCAGTGCCATGTGTCGGCTCTCTTGTAGCGTCTGTGATAgcaacaaggaggaggaggaggagcgtaCTGGTAAAGCGGCCAAGGCGAAGCGTAAGAGCAAGATCCGGAGCGTTGATCAGCTCAAGGGGCATCTCCTCGATCGCCATGGCTTGTACATGTGTGACCTTTGCTTGGAAGGCAGAAAG GTATTTATTTGTGAGCAGAAGCTTTATACAATGTCTCAATTAAATCAGCACATAAAATCTGGTGATTCGGAGGTGGATGGCTCAGAGGTTGAGCGCCGTGGCTTTGGAGGGCATCCAATGTGTGAGTTTTGCAAAAGCCCATTTTATGGTGATAATGAATTATACACCCATATGACAAGAGAACATTTTTCCTGCCATATATGTCAAAG GCAACATTCTGGACAATATGACTACTTTAGGAACTATGATGACTTAGAg ATGCATTTCCAGAGAGACCATTTTCTCTGTGAGGATAAAGGGTGCTTGGAGAAGAAGTTTGTTGTCTTTGAAAGTGAAGCAGAGCTCAAG AGGCATAATGGTGTGGAACACGGGAAGCACATGCCTGGTGCTGTTGACAGTAGCTCGTCGTCCATGCAAAATGGCATTGCAGCTGTAGGCCATGGGTTGGGAGGTCAAAGTGATTCATCTCGGGTGCCATTGCAATCATTAAGCATTTCTTCTAGTTCTGGGCAATCATCAGAAACAAGACAAAGCTTTGCGAGAAATCGGGTACTTCAGCAAGCATGTGTTCCTCCTCTTTCCCGTCAGGAGGTCCATGATGCTAGAGTAGGTTCTGTCCTTCAAGAAGCTTCATTCCCTTCCCTACCAGCACAATCAAGGAAGGCACCAGCACATAGTCAGAGCTCAAGGACTGCAGCAAGGATTGGGGACCAGCAGTTTCGTCCTTTATCAGTTACTAGTAACAGGAATGTTGCTTTAGCACAGCAGGGTACAAGAACATTACCTGAAAACACCCATGTATCTGGGCTTGCACAATACAGCAAGAGAACTGAGAACATGCACCAAGCTGTTCAGCCTCAGTTcctaaaaaataattctttGATCCCTTCTGGCTCAACAAGCCGCCCTGTGCATGTCCCCAGTTCTGCTGGAAATGAAAGGCAAGACACATTCAGCAACAGCCAGGTGTTATCCAGTGTGGAGGACATTCTTGCAGCAAATAAAGCCCTGGTTGAGAAAATGCGGGCTGCATTAGGAATGGATCAGGATATGTTCAACGCATTTAAAGAGATCGCTGGGGAATATCGGCAAGGTGTTATCAATTCTTCAGAGTACCTTTCATATGTAAAGCAGTTTGGTCTCTTGCACCTTGTTCCTGAAATGGCCAGGTTATTGCCTGATGCTCAGAAGCAGAAGGAGCTTGCAGATGCCTACTATGCCAATTTGCGCCTTACAAGCCTCCAAGAAAATGGTGGGGGTGGAACCGATAACTCGAAACAAGGCAATCAGAATAAGAAGGGGAAGGGGGGAGTTCCTGACGCCATAGGAACCAGTAATGCTGCAACAGATCCGCTGAAAGATAAGTTGCTGAATACTGCCATCAAGTTCCAGTCAAATTACATGCCCCAGGAAGGGTGTTGTGGCGTGCAGCGAAAAGAAGGGAGAACAACAGATGGATCTTCTCAGGGTCTGCCTTTGAAGGGTGCTTGGCAAAGCCGTGGGGGCCAGAGACTCTTCATGAGCAAAGCAAAGAAGTGA
- the LOC4327106 gene encoding MFS18 protein produces MEKSSKMMAVAAVLVLAVVGAAEARNIKAAAAAAAESKDTVVQPTTFPPFDRFGSAVPAFGGMPGSSIPGFSLPGSSGSTPGGLGGFGSMPMFGGLGGGSPGLGGGMPGSPAAADKQAKKP; encoded by the coding sequence ATGGAGAAGTCGAGCAAgatgatggcggtggcggcggtgctggTGCTCGCGGtggtcggcgcggcggaggcgaggaacatcaaggcggcggcggcggcggcggcggagagcaaGGACACGGTGGTGCAGCCGACGACGTTCCCGCCGTTCGACCGCTTCGGGAGCGCGGTGCCGGCGTTCGGCGGCATGCCCGGCAGCAGCATCCCGGGGTTCAGCCTCCCCGGCAGCAGCGGCtccacccccggcggcctcggcggcttCGGCAGCATGCCCATGttcggcggcctcggcggcggctcacctggcctcggcggcggcatgcccggctcccccgccgccgccgacaagcAGGCCAAGAAGCCATGA